The proteins below come from a single Acidobacteriota bacterium genomic window:
- a CDS encoding TMEM43 family protein codes for MTADKVTRVTKQSWGNRLGGSIKGIGAGFIIFLIAFPVLFWNEGRSVKRYKTLKEGAGVVLPVGPDMVDPANDQKLIHVSGQMVTDEILSDPEFPGVSVNALKLRRKVQMYQWIESSQSETKKKVGGGTETVTTYSYAMGWSDRLMDHTKFQEPAGHENPQAMHIPGMEFQASHVTLGAFVVPPDIVSGLSYRDRYRVPADARSESYMSHVTGDLIYVGYDPAEPRIGDMKVEFDAVLPGLFSLVAKQTSNTFAAYYAKAGGSILLVKPGFHGAESMFQAAQSANRLLTWILRLVGFLMMLIGLKMVFEPLGVLADVLPFLGSIMRVGTGFVAGVLAFVLTLITISIAWLFYRPVLGVTLLVIAGGGIYFLIKKLKAKKAAAATPAAPAAPAAG; via the coding sequence ATGACAGCCGACAAGGTCACGAGAGTCACGAAACAGTCCTGGGGCAACCGCCTCGGCGGCTCCATCAAGGGGATCGGAGCCGGATTTATCATATTCCTGATCGCCTTCCCGGTTCTGTTCTGGAACGAGGGACGCTCCGTCAAACGCTATAAAACGCTGAAAGAAGGCGCGGGCGTCGTGCTGCCCGTCGGGCCGGACATGGTCGATCCGGCCAACGACCAGAAACTCATTCATGTTTCCGGACAGATGGTGACGGACGAAATCCTGAGCGACCCTGAGTTCCCGGGCGTTTCGGTGAATGCCCTGAAACTGCGGCGCAAGGTTCAAATGTATCAGTGGATCGAATCGTCTCAGAGCGAAACCAAAAAGAAAGTCGGCGGCGGGACGGAGACCGTCACGACCTACTCTTATGCCATGGGCTGGTCGGACCGGTTGATGGACCACACGAAATTTCAGGAACCGGCCGGACACGAAAATCCCCAGGCCATGCATATTCCGGGAATGGAGTTTCAGGCCTCCCATGTGACCCTGGGCGCGTTTGTCGTGCCGCCCGACATTGTGAGCGGTCTGTCCTATCGCGACCGATACCGTGTGCCGGCCGATGCGAGGTCCGAATCTTATATGAGCCATGTCACGGGCGATCTCATTTATGTCGGATATGACCCCGCCGAGCCCCGGATCGGGGATATGAAGGTTGAATTCGACGCGGTCTTGCCCGGTCTCTTCAGTCTTGTGGCCAAGCAGACCTCCAATACGTTCGCGGCGTATTATGCCAAGGCGGGCGGAAGCATTCTGCTTGTGAAGCCGGGTTTTCATGGCGCTGAAAGTATGTTTCAAGCCGCCCAATCCGCAAACCGTCTGCTGACCTGGATTCTCCGGCTGGTCGGTTTCCTCATGATGCTCATCGGATTGAAAATGGTCTTCGAACCTCTAGGTGTTCTGGCCGATGTCCTGCCGTTCCTGGGAAGCATCATGCGGGTCGGGACGGGCTTTGTGGCCGGTGTTCTGGCGTTTGTTCTGACGCTGATCACGATCTCGATCGCCTGGCTGTTCTATCGTCCTGTTTTGGGTGTGACCCTTCTGGTGATTGCGGGCGGGGGGATTTATTTCCTGATAAAGAAGCTGAAGGCCAAAAAGGCCGCTGCCGCAACGCCGGCCGCTCCGGCCGCACCTGCAGCGGGTTAG
- a CDS encoding aldo/keto reductase, which translates to MDMRPLGRSGLKVFPLVLGTDNFANPTPEDESVRIVDRAIEAGVNLIDTSNSYARGECERILGRALAGGEKRDRVLVATKVFYPTGPGPDDRGGSRRHILKACEDSLRRLGTDRIDLYQLHRPDFNVPLEETLGALTDLVRDGKVRFVGSSTFPAWRVMEGLMWSELRGYARFVSEQPPYNLLDRRIENELVPMCRTHGVGLLPWSPLAMGMLAGRYADNGGFPTDSRASLRGGIYAERVTLRAVAAGNRFARLAAENGLSPVRMAVAWVKDRPGITAPIVGPRTMEQLEDFLAAADMTLSDELRAACDAVVPPGSAVADFHNTSGWLPALAAGSY; encoded by the coding sequence ATGGATATGAGACCGCTGGGCCGATCGGGCCTGAAAGTTTTTCCCCTAGTCCTGGGCACGGATAATTTCGCCAATCCGACGCCGGAGGATGAGTCCGTCCGAATCGTCGACCGGGCGATCGAGGCCGGTGTCAATCTCATCGACACGAGCAACAGCTATGCGCGCGGCGAGTGCGAGCGCATCCTGGGAAGGGCCTTGGCCGGGGGAGAGAAGCGCGATCGGGTTCTCGTCGCGACCAAGGTGTTCTACCCGACGGGTCCGGGGCCGGACGATCGCGGCGGATCGCGCCGTCACATCCTGAAGGCCTGCGAGGATTCTCTTCGCCGCCTGGGGACGGACCGCATCGACCTTTACCAGCTCCATCGGCCGGATTTCAATGTCCCTCTCGAGGAGACATTGGGGGCGCTCACGGATCTCGTGCGGGACGGCAAGGTCCGCTTTGTCGGGAGTTCGACGTTTCCGGCCTGGCGGGTCATGGAAGGCCTGATGTGGAGCGAACTCAGGGGATATGCGCGGTTCGTCTCTGAGCAGCCGCCTTACAATCTCCTTGACCGGCGGATCGAAAATGAGCTGGTGCCGATGTGCCGAACGCATGGGGTGGGTCTTCTGCCCTGGTCGCCGTTGGCCATGGGCATGCTGGCCGGGCGATATGCTGACAACGGGGGATTTCCGACCGATTCGCGGGCGTCTTTGCGAGGCGGGATTTATGCGGAGCGGGTGACACTCCGGGCCGTGGCCGCCGGAAACCGGTTTGCACGTTTGGCCGCCGAAAACGGCCTGTCACCCGTGCGCATGGCTGTAGCCTGGGTCAAGGACCGGCCGGGCATTACGGCGCCCATTGTCGGACCGCGAACCATGGAGCAACTTGAGGATTTCCTGGCGGCGGCCGACATGACGCTTTCCGACGAGCTCCGCGCCGCCTGCGACGCCGTTGTCCCGCCCGGATCCGCCGTCGCCGACTTCCACAACACCTCCGGCTGGCTCCCTGCTCTGGCTGCTGGAAGTTATTGA
- a CDS encoding DUF6599 family protein: MAQDTTAEAPDLAVLVPSEVSGWNASGDEVFDPETIFDYINGAGEVYRSYNFCRVLARRFEKPDAPDLVVDLFDMGSAEDALGVFTHDLEGEDASVGQGSTYKGGLLSFWKDRYFASIYAEAENEETRAAVLDLGRRIATAIPDEAPRPAILGVLPEKGLDTATVRLFRTHHVLNYHFFVADGNLLDLGPETSAVLGSYPAGLRILAVAYPSADAALEAFQKFREIYMPDASDAGIARTEEGRYTALRSSGRGLVVVIGAASESAAAERAAETLLNFERSGF, translated from the coding sequence ATGGCGCAAGACACGACTGCCGAGGCCCCGGATCTCGCCGTCCTGGTTCCCTCGGAGGTTTCCGGCTGGAACGCCTCCGGCGACGAAGTCTTCGACCCCGAGACGATCTTTGATTACATCAACGGCGCAGGCGAGGTCTATCGGTCCTACAATTTCTGCCGCGTCCTGGCCCGCCGCTTTGAAAAGCCGGATGCGCCGGATCTCGTCGTCGATCTCTTCGATATGGGATCGGCCGAAGACGCTCTCGGCGTTTTCACCCACGACCTCGAAGGCGAGGACGCCTCCGTCGGCCAGGGTTCGACCTACAAGGGCGGTCTCCTTTCCTTCTGGAAAGACCGCTATTTCGCCTCGATCTATGCGGAAGCCGAAAACGAAGAGACCCGGGCCGCCGTCCTCGATCTCGGCCGCCGCATCGCCACCGCCATCCCCGATGAAGCGCCCCGCCCCGCCATTTTGGGCGTTCTGCCGGAAAAGGGCCTCGACACCGCAACCGTCCGCCTCTTCCGTACCCACCACGTGCTGAACTATCACTTCTTCGTCGCCGACGGAAACCTCCTGGACCTGGGTCCGGAGACTTCCGCCGTTCTCGGCTCTTACCCGGCCGGCCTGCGTATCCTGGCGGTTGCCTATCCCTCCGCCGATGCCGCGCTTGAGGCCTTCCAAAAATTCCGTGAAATCTACATGCCCGACGCCTCGGATGCCGGCATCGCCCGGACCGAGGAAGGCCGCTATACCGCGCTCCGGTCGTCGGGGCGAGGCCTGGTCGTCGTCATCGGCGCGGCCTCGGAATCCGCTGCGGCCGAACGGGCCGCTGAAACGCTGTTGAATTTCGAGCGTTCCGGCTTCTGA
- a CDS encoding uroporphyrinogen decarboxylase family protein, with translation MRMTEDQRKAVLRKSPQAVPAAASVLPAAWMKHREALEAIVRRYPHLFPGEGGAARDYDAVWSPTYVEGRHVDAWGCEWSNVKTGMDGLVTGHPLPRREDVRAFEPPDVLVGGFPHGFMYLRLADLRGFENLMIDFAEEPPELQILIDKVLAFNLREAESVRRGLRKSGSEDDLIVFGDDLGHQKSLPVSPAMWRKYLKPCFTRIFAPFREDGRLVYLHSDGCIHPIMSDLIDCGVDVINPQIGANGLDNLVRTCRGRVCVDLDLDRQMFPFGSPEEIDAHVREAVEALGSPEGGLWLKAEIGDDVPLENIEAVCAALDRHRMRFSGERGGEARP, from the coding sequence ATGAGAATGACCGAGGACCAGAGAAAGGCCGTTCTGCGGAAATCGCCGCAGGCCGTCCCGGCGGCAGCGTCCGTCCTTCCGGCCGCCTGGATGAAGCACCGCGAAGCCCTTGAGGCGATCGTCCGGCGGTATCCCCATCTTTTTCCGGGCGAAGGCGGCGCCGCGCGCGACTATGATGCCGTCTGGAGTCCGACCTACGTCGAGGGCCGGCATGTCGACGCCTGGGGATGCGAGTGGAGCAATGTCAAGACGGGGATGGACGGTCTGGTCACGGGCCACCCGCTGCCCCGGCGCGAGGACGTCCGCGCTTTCGAACCCCCGGATGTGCTTGTGGGCGGTTTTCCTCACGGATTCATGTATCTTCGTCTGGCCGATCTCCGCGGTTTCGAAAATCTCATGATCGATTTTGCCGAGGAGCCGCCCGAGCTTCAAATCCTGATCGACAAAGTCCTGGCTTTCAATCTTCGGGAGGCGGAAAGCGTCCGGCGCGGGCTCCGGAAAAGCGGATCCGAAGATGATCTCATCGTCTTTGGAGACGATCTGGGCCATCAGAAAAGTCTGCCCGTGAGCCCGGCGATGTGGCGGAAATATCTCAAGCCCTGCTTCACCCGGATTTTCGCCCCGTTCCGGGAGGACGGCCGCCTCGTCTACCTTCATTCCGACGGCTGCATCCATCCGATCATGTCCGACCTCATAGACTGCGGCGTGGACGTCATCAATCCCCAGATCGGAGCGAACGGTCTCGACAACCTTGTCCGGACCTGCCGCGGCCGGGTCTGTGTCGACCTCGATCTCGACCGCCAGATGTTTCCTTTCGGCTCGCCCGAGGAGATCGACGCTCACGTCCGGGAGGCCGTCGAGGCCCTCGGTTCGCCGGAGGGCGGGCTCTGGCTCAAGGCGGAGATCGGCGACGACGTTCCGCTCGAAAACATCGAGGCCGTCTGCGCCGCACTCGACCGGCACCGGATGCGGTTTTCCGGGGAACGGGGCGGGGAGGCGAGGCCGTGA
- a CDS encoding SDR family oxidoreductase: MMHDIRKALITGASAGLGEEFARQLAASGTHLILTARRKDRLEALAADLEKQFGISVEIIPADLVETSDIERLEKKIAATPDLDLLINNAGFGRIGRFATRPIEPSLEMIQVHIVAFIRLARAALAGMLARNRGALINVSSVAAFSTLSGAIYSSSKALQVMFSLSLQNELRETDIRIQALCPGFTHTEFHQVMGMDKSAIPAFMWMTAEKVVRISLRSLRRRRKAVCIPGFGNRLNAFLMRCPTTAALIHASGRLAFVRKKMEE, encoded by the coding sequence ATGATGCATGATATTCGAAAAGCGCTCATCACCGGAGCCTCGGCAGGGCTGGGCGAGGAATTCGCCCGTCAACTGGCCGCCTCGGGAACGCATCTCATCCTTACGGCTCGGCGAAAAGACAGGCTTGAGGCCCTGGCCGCGGATCTCGAAAAACAATTCGGCATATCCGTCGAAATCATTCCGGCCGACCTCGTCGAAACATCGGACATCGAGCGTCTGGAAAAAAAAATTGCCGCAACCCCCGACCTCGACCTCCTGATCAACAACGCCGGCTTCGGCCGTATCGGCCGCTTTGCCACCCGGCCGATCGAACCATCCCTCGAAATGATCCAAGTTCACATTGTCGCCTTCATCCGCCTGGCTCGGGCCGCCCTTGCCGGAATGCTCGCCCGGAATCGCGGAGCCCTCATCAATGTCTCTTCAGTCGCCGCCTTCTCGACGCTCTCCGGTGCGATTTACAGCTCCTCGAAGGCGCTTCAAGTCATGTTTTCCCTGAGTCTTCAGAACGAACTTCGAGAAACGGACATCCGCATCCAGGCGCTTTGCCCGGGTTTCACCCATACGGAATTCCATCAAGTCATGGGCATGGACAAATCCGCCATTCCCGCCTTCATGTGGATGACCGCGGAGAAAGTCGTCCGGATCTCTCTCCGCTCTCTCCGTCGCCGCCGCAAGGCCGTCTGCATCCCCGGCTTCGGAAACCGCCTGAATGCCTTCCTGATGAGATGCCCGACGACAGCCGCCCTCATCCATGCCTCCGGGCGGCTGGCTTTCGTCCGGAAAAAAATGGAGGAATGA
- a CDS encoding glycoside hydrolase family 130 protein yields MRRSGRNPILTRTNIPDRHPALRDVTSIFNPGAVRFGDDILLLLRVQNRGRETFFLKAVSRDGIDFRIDPSPIVFRGIEKVKEPVYHCYDARITRIEDRFYILFAMDMDGRCSLGLSVTDNFETYDFIGIVSRGDVRNGVLFPEKIAGRFLCLDRPNKVRVADGPVSGSDIHLSESEDLIEWRDRGVVASGRFHYWDELIGPGPPPVRTRHGWLLVYHGIALHYQPIYQAGVMLLDLERPERVIARGRYNILEPRELYELTGQVPNVVFPSGMIVEGDHPKDGAPDEARGLLYYGAADTVVGLAESTIGELVAACRT; encoded by the coding sequence ATGAGGCGCAGCGGCAGAAACCCGATCCTGACCCGAACGAACATTCCGGACCGCCATCCGGCGCTTCGCGACGTGACTTCGATTTTCAATCCCGGCGCCGTTCGATTCGGAGATGACATTCTCCTTCTCCTCCGCGTACAGAATCGGGGGCGGGAGACGTTCTTCCTCAAGGCCGTGAGCCGGGACGGCATCGATTTCCGGATCGATCCCTCCCCTATCGTTTTCCGGGGTATCGAGAAGGTCAAGGAGCCCGTCTATCACTGTTACGATGCCCGGATCACGCGCATCGAAGATCGTTTTTATATCCTTTTCGCCATGGACATGGACGGACGCTGCAGTCTGGGTCTGTCCGTGACCGACAATTTTGAAACATATGACTTCATCGGGATTGTGTCCCGCGGCGATGTCCGAAACGGCGTTCTCTTCCCTGAGAAAATCGCCGGACGTTTCCTGTGCCTGGACCGCCCGAATAAAGTCCGCGTCGCCGACGGGCCCGTCTCCGGTTCGGACATTCATCTTTCGGAATCCGAAGACCTCATCGAGTGGCGGGACCGCGGGGTTGTTGCCTCAGGGCGTTTTCATTATTGGGATGAACTCATCGGTCCGGGTCCGCCGCCCGTCCGGACGCGCCACGGCTGGCTTCTCGTCTACCACGGCATCGCCCTGCACTACCAGCCCATCTACCAGGCCGGGGTCATGCTGCTCGATCTCGAACGCCCGGAGCGCGTGATCGCCCGCGGCCGCTACAACATCCTCGAACCCCGAGAGCTTTACGAGCTCACGGGACAGGTTCCCAACGTGGTCTTTCCCTCCGGCATGATTGTCGAGGGCGATCATCCGAAGGACGGAGCGCCCGACGAGGCGCGCGGCCTTCTCTATTACGGCGCCGCCGACACAGTCGTCGGCCTGGCCGAGTCCACGATCGGCGAACTCGTCGCCGCCTGTCGCACCTGA
- a CDS encoding zinc ribbon domain-containing protein, translating to MPIYEYRCLSCGKKTSFLTLSVNAALDPKCRACGSADMTKLVSRVAVFRSEESRLDNLADPSSLAGLDENDPKSVARWIKKMGREMGDEMGDDYESEIDQAVEEAEGGMGGDGDDFGPGGGDDDF from the coding sequence GTGCCGATTTACGAGTACCGCTGCCTCTCCTGCGGAAAAAAAACGTCATTCCTCACCTTGTCCGTCAACGCGGCGCTCGATCCGAAGTGCCGGGCCTGCGGGTCCGCGGACATGACCAAGCTCGTTTCGCGCGTGGCCGTTTTCCGCTCCGAAGAGAGCCGTCTCGACAATCTGGCCGATCCGTCCAGCCTGGCCGGCCTTGATGAGAACGACCCGAAGAGTGTGGCCCGCTGGATAAAAAAAATGGGCCGCGAAATGGGGGATGAGATGGGCGACGATTACGAAAGCGAGATCGATCAGGCCGTCGAGGAGGCCGAAGGCGGGATGGGCGGCGACGGCGATGACTTCGGCCCCGGCGGCGGCGATGACGATTTCTGA
- a CDS encoding DUF362 domain-containing protein produces the protein MAKKTITRRDFLKAASVAPLAAAFVPALKSGPLTNPASGAEKARVVLVRDTGALRADGTPDPDVVRRMLDEAVSAITGETDALAGWKTLIRPDDIVGIKSNVWRFIPTTTEVEQVLKGRVMGAGVAEDRIGIDDRGVLRNPVFQQATALINARPARTHNWSGVGSLIKNYITFVPRPAEWHGDTCADLAKIWYLPEVKGKTRLNILSVLTPQFHGVGPHSFSKEYVWEYKGFIVSRDPVAADVIGLRILEAKRREYFGDDRPLQPTPHHVFLADTRHGLGVSSEDRIELVRIGWSENILI, from the coding sequence ATGGCCAAGAAAACAATCACCCGCCGAGATTTTCTCAAGGCGGCGTCCGTTGCCCCCCTGGCGGCGGCGTTCGTCCCCGCCCTGAAAAGCGGACCACTGACGAATCCCGCATCGGGGGCAGAAAAAGCCCGCGTCGTCCTCGTCCGAGATACGGGCGCCCTCCGAGCCGACGGCACGCCGGATCCCGATGTCGTCCGCCGGATGCTCGACGAGGCCGTCTCCGCCATAACGGGAGAGACGGACGCGCTCGCCGGTTGGAAAACCCTCATCCGGCCCGACGACATCGTCGGCATCAAGTCCAATGTCTGGCGCTTCATTCCGACGACAACCGAGGTCGAGCAGGTCCTCAAGGGCCGCGTGATGGGTGCCGGGGTCGCCGAGGACAGAATCGGTATCGATGACAGGGGCGTCCTTCGCAATCCCGTTTTCCAGCAGGCGACCGCCCTGATCAACGCCCGGCCCGCCCGGACGCACAACTGGTCGGGTGTCGGCAGCCTGATCAAGAACTACATCACTTTCGTGCCGCGCCCCGCGGAATGGCACGGCGACACCTGCGCCGACCTGGCCAAGATCTGGTATCTCCCCGAAGTCAAGGGCAAGACGCGCCTCAATATCCTTTCGGTACTGACCCCGCAGTTCCACGGCGTCGGCCCCCACAGCTTCAGCAAGGAATATGTCTGGGAGTACAAGGGTTTCATCGTCAGCCGCGATCCGGTGGCCGCCGACGTCATCGGGCTTCGGATTCTCGAGGCCAAGCGCCGCGAGTACTTCGGCGACGACCGGCCGCTCCAGCCGACGCCTCATCACGTCTTCCTGGCCGATACGCGACACGGCCTCGGCGTCAGTTCCGAGGACCGCATCGAACTCGTCCGGATCGGCTGGTCCGAAAACATCCTGATCTGA
- a CDS encoding sodium:solute symporter, translating into MNLGVLDWAIVAAAAVFVIAGAIFSRRYMRSVADFLSAGRTAGRYVISVSQGVAALGAITIIANFEMNYMAGFPMTWWGFTMGVVLLAIALSGWVVYRFRETRAMTMAQFFEMRYGKRFRVFAGGLAFLSGIVNFGIFPAVEAHFFIYFCGLPRTISLLGLEVSTFALIMFILLSIALFLVYAGGQVAVIVNDFLQGLFVNFVFLIVIVVFVRMFTMDQILAGLQQAPPDASLINPFQTSQARHFNLWFYLIGVFGVVYSVLSWQGTQGFNSSAKSAHEAKMAGVLAGWRNIPQIVVLLFIPVCAYTVMHHPDFIGQATAVRDTLSGVGDRILESQLTVPLVLTHLLPRGLMGAFTAVMLLASISTLNTYMHSWGSIFVQDVLIPLRKKGFSPTRHIMALRLAIAGVAVFVFFFAMLFRQTQYILLFFAVTGAIYAGGSGAVIIGGLYWKRGTPAAAWSAMISGSLIAVGGIAVHQIWEDFPIDGQVIWFIAMALSIAVYAAVSLLGRRREFDMNKVLRRGDYAVKGDHKVVETAPIRGLRMLYMGKEFTRGDRIIYIASYLNTFLWFAVFVIGTVLNLTRHVSDADWMKFWSVYLAVNIGLAAVIVVWFTIGGIRNLREMLSELKTRIVDHEDDGRVRHEEFVKKEGGVADR; encoded by the coding sequence GTGAATCTAGGGGTTCTGGATTGGGCGATCGTCGCGGCGGCGGCCGTATTCGTCATCGCCGGGGCGATATTCAGCCGCCGCTACATGCGAAGTGTGGCCGACTTTCTGTCGGCCGGCCGGACGGCCGGACGCTACGTCATCAGTGTCTCGCAGGGTGTCGCGGCCCTGGGCGCGATCACCATCATCGCCAATTTCGAAATGAACTATATGGCCGGCTTCCCCATGACCTGGTGGGGTTTCACCATGGGCGTCGTGCTTCTGGCCATTGCGCTTTCCGGATGGGTCGTCTACCGGTTTCGGGAAACGCGGGCCATGACCATGGCCCAATTCTTCGAGATGCGATACGGCAAACGGTTCCGCGTCTTTGCGGGCGGTCTTGCGTTTCTGTCCGGGATCGTCAATTTCGGTATCTTCCCCGCGGTCGAGGCTCACTTTTTCATCTATTTCTGCGGATTGCCCAGGACCATCTCCCTTCTCGGACTCGAAGTCTCGACCTTTGCCCTGATCATGTTTATCCTGCTCTCCATCGCGCTGTTTCTGGTCTATGCCGGGGGGCAGGTCGCCGTCATCGTCAACGACTTCCTGCAGGGACTGTTTGTCAACTTTGTCTTTCTCATCGTGATTGTCGTTTTTGTCCGGATGTTTACCATGGACCAGATTCTGGCCGGGCTGCAACAAGCGCCGCCCGATGCCTCGCTGATCAATCCTTTCCAAACGAGCCAGGCCCGTCATTTTAATCTCTGGTTTTATTTGATCGGGGTCTTCGGTGTCGTTTACAGCGTTCTGTCGTGGCAGGGGACGCAGGGCTTCAACAGCTCGGCCAAGAGCGCCCACGAGGCCAAAATGGCCGGTGTTCTGGCCGGCTGGCGGAACATCCCCCAGATCGTCGTTTTGCTCTTCATCCCCGTCTGCGCCTACACGGTCATGCATCATCCCGATTTCATCGGTCAGGCGACGGCCGTCCGGGACACGCTCAGCGGGGTTGGCGACAGAATTCTGGAGAGCCAGTTGACGGTTCCTCTCGTTCTGACCCACCTCCTGCCGCGGGGACTCATGGGGGCTTTCACCGCGGTCATGCTGCTGGCTTCGATCAGCACCCTCAACACCTACATGCATTCCTGGGGGAGCATCTTTGTCCAGGACGTGCTCATCCCCTTGAGGAAAAAGGGCTTTTCGCCGACGCGCCACATCATGGCCCTGCGCTTGGCCATCGCGGGAGTGGCCGTGTTCGTTTTCTTTTTCGCCATGCTCTTTCGCCAGACCCAGTACATTCTGCTTTTTTTTGCGGTGACGGGGGCCATCTATGCCGGAGGATCCGGTGCGGTCATCATCGGCGGTTTGTACTGGAAACGGGGCACGCCGGCCGCGGCTTGGTCGGCCATGATCTCGGGATCGCTCATTGCCGTCGGGGGGATCGCCGTTCACCAGATTTGGGAGGATTTCCCGATCGACGGCCAGGTCATCTGGTTCATCGCCATGGCCTTGTCCATCGCGGTTTATGCGGCGGTGTCGCTGCTCGGCCGGCGTCGGGAGTTCGACATGAACAAGGTCCTGAGGCGGGGCGATTACGCAGTGAAGGGTGACCACAAGGTCGTCGAAACCGCTCCGATTCGCGGGCTGAGGATGCTCTACATGGGAAAAGAGTTCACTCGCGGTGACAGGATCATCTACATTGCCTCTTATCTCAACACGTTTCTCTGGTTCGCCGTCTTTGTCATCGGAACCGTCCTCAACCTGACCCGCCATGTCTCGGATGCCGACTGGATGAAATTCTGGTCGGTCTACCTCGCCGTCAACATCGGTCTGGCCGCGGTTATCGTCGTCTGGTTCACGATCGGGGGGATCCGAAACCTCCGGGAGATGTTGTCCGAGCTGAAGACCCGGATTGTGGATCATGAAGACGACGGCCGTGTCCGCCACGAGGAATTCGTCAAAAAAGAAGGCGGTGTTGCCGATCGTTGA
- a CDS encoding SDR family oxidoreductase, translating into MDFKGRTAIITGAASGMGEATAREFAEAGAHVVVVDIDAEGAERVASEIGASPAVVGDVGNSEFCRAAVAAAVERHGRLDILVNAAGIIVRAPGETTKDTQWRRIMSTNLDGVFFMCREAVKRMKAQGRGAIVNFGSIWGDVGAAGVAAYCATKGGVHQLTRAMALDHVKDGIRINAVCPGEVDTPMLRSERQRPPSADDMKKIADTVPMGRLARPVEIAKVVLFLASDDASYMTGAMVTVDAGFTAR; encoded by the coding sequence GTGGACTTCAAAGGACGGACGGCGATCATTACCGGGGCGGCCTCGGGAATGGGCGAGGCGACGGCGCGCGAATTTGCCGAGGCGGGAGCGCATGTCGTTGTCGTGGATATCGATGCCGAGGGCGCGGAGAGGGTTGCCTCGGAAATCGGCGCCTCCCCGGCGGTTGTCGGCGATGTCGGCAATTCGGAATTCTGCCGAGCTGCGGTTGCGGCCGCCGTCGAGCGCCACGGGCGCCTCGACATTCTGGTCAACGCCGCAGGGATCATCGTCCGGGCGCCGGGAGAGACGACGAAGGACACGCAGTGGCGGCGCATCATGAGCACGAACCTCGATGGCGTGTTTTTCATGTGCCGCGAGGCTGTGAAACGAATGAAGGCGCAGGGGCGAGGCGCCATCGTCAATTTCGGGTCGATCTGGGGCGATGTCGGCGCGGCCGGCGTCGCGGCTTACTGCGCGACCAAGGGCGGCGTCCACCAGTTGACCCGGGCCATGGCGCTCGACCATGTCAAGGACGGCATCCGGATCAATGCCGTCTGCCCGGGCGAGGTCGACACGCCCATGCTTCGTTCCGAGAGGCAGCGGCCGCCGTCGGCAGATGACATGAAGAAAATCGCCGACACCGTGCCCATGGGCCGGCTGGCCCGGCCGGTCGAGATCGCGAAGGTTGTGCTGTTCCTGGCCTCGGATGACGCGAGCTATATGACCGGGGCGATGGTCACGGTCGACGCCGGATTCACGGCCCGCTGA